A genomic region of Papaver somniferum cultivar HN1 chromosome 7, ASM357369v1, whole genome shotgun sequence contains the following coding sequences:
- the LOC113294764 gene encoding uncharacterized protein LOC113294764, which translates to MVSHGYDMASQCCICENAEDNMHHLLWECDFSSNIWNWLVGIFQFAVPTSFEDIWKSAINKSPLVQQVWIIATCSTLKELWFQKNRIFFDNIKPNISSFKSRIMKMVFESGMRITGSKWDQIYDLNLITFFNLGPRKSKIQYIKPCYWFAPEVDFTLLCCDGASLVNPGAAGLGVVVRNHLCQVMGAISGGLGTAINYIAEVYAVVVAAELAVDWELQKIIIQSDSKTVLNQFACNQMPWFIKVRWYNAVKNLTVIRFVHCTREINFSADCAAKREARLLTGERNIYIGRPTWLGRVEMPEVVYYRFC; encoded by the coding sequence ATGGTTAGTCATGGTTATGATATGGCATCTCAATGTTGCATTTGTGAAAATGCTGAGGATAACATGCACCATCTGCTCTGGGAATGTGATTTCAGCTCAAACATTTGGAATTGGTTGGTGGGCATCTTTCAATTTGCAGTTCCTACATCTTTTGAAGATATTTGGAAAAGTGCAATAAATAAAAGTCCATTGGTTCAGCAAGTCTGGATCATTGCAACCTGCAGTACATTGAAGGAGTTGTGGTTTCAGAagaatagaattttttttgacaATATTAAGCCAAACATCTCCTCCTTCAAGAGTAGAATAATGAAGATGGTTTTTGAAAGTGGGATGAGAATAACAGGGAGCAAATGGGACCAGATTTATGATCTTAATCTTATTACTTTCTTTAATCTGGGTCCAAGGAAATCTAAGATTCAGTATATTAAGCCTTGTTATTGGTTTGCTCCTGAAGTTGACTTTACTCTactttgttgtgatggagcatctCTTGTAAATCCAGGTGCAGCTGGTCTGGGAGTTGTGGTTAGAAACCATCTTTGTCAGGTAATGGGTGCAATTTCTGGTGGTTTAGGCACTGCCATCAATTACATAGCAGAAGTATATGCAGTTGTGGTAGCTGCAGAATTAGCTGTTGATTGGGAGCTTCAGAAGATTATCATTCAGTCAGACTCAAAAACTGTGCTAAATCAATTTGCATGTAATCAAATGCCTTGGTTTATAAAGGTCAGATGGTACAATGCAGTTAAAAATCTCACTGTGATCAGATTTGTTCATTGCACCAGAGAAATTAATTTCTCAGCTGATTGTGCAGCTAAAAGAGAAGCAAGACTGTTAACAGGTGAAAGAAATATTTACATTGGAAGACCTACCTGGTTAGGGAGAGTAGAAATGCCAGAGGTAGTGTATTACAGATTCTGTTAA